In a genomic window of Vespula vulgaris chromosome 13, iyVesVulg1.1, whole genome shotgun sequence:
- the LOC127068441 gene encoding DNA topoisomerase 1-like, translating into MNKTESFNLEGSKNPRNPKQKDGSVNTEEERHSKKKEKKPNKLVLWCGKLCGRGKKKDGKKDQKKLKESKPKKSKRERYCGFCKKKKKKKKKKKEADDEEEDDERYERYERYEDSAVPVSRAERQARVRDREYQTFDRSDSTYGEERKRSKAERKKEKALKRKDSDRLEKSVSYADRNTDDQRHRYHNDRERSRRDITKSCCFLCAENSLAIAGAIGPKPVCSNKSVDAYDMETIETSCSPIKLPVHVRTVKSTFRVKVRDTCTSYGNIPKAKKKKRKKFRLFPKIKKSTCPNRKVQPKRRTVGCVTESLSKTKKPEEKKVHEPCCREKAV; encoded by the exons ATGAATAAAACAG AATCCTTTAATTTGGAGGGATCCAAAAATCCGAGAAACCCCAAACAAAAGGACGGAAGCGTAAACACGGAAGAGGAGAGacattcgaaaaagaaagagaaaaaacccAACAAGCTTGTATTATGGTGTGGGAAATTATGCGgacgaggaaagaagaaggatggtAAAAAGGACCAAAAAAAGCTAAAGGAATCGAAACCTAAAAAGTCGAAAAGAGAACGTTACTGCGGATtctgtaagaagaaaaagaagaagaagaagaagaagaaggaggcggatgatgaggaggaggatgatgaGAGATATGAGAGATACGAGAGATACGAGGATTCGGCTGTGCCAGTTAGCAGAGCGGAGAGACAAGCCAGAGTGAGAGACAGGGAATATCAAACCTTTGATCGATCGGATTCGACATAcggcgaagaaagaaaaagatcgaaagcggaaagaaagaaagaaaaagcactTAAACGGAAAGATTCTGATCGTCTGGAAAAGTCGGTCTCTTATGCCGATCGAAATACCGACGATCAAAGACATAGATATCACAATGATCGCGAGAGATCAAGAAGGGATATAACCAAGAGTTGCTGCTTCTTATGTGCCGAAAATTCGTTAGCGATCGCGGGAGCTATCGGTCCTAAACCGGTATGTTCCAATAAGAGCGTGGATGCATATGACATGGAAACGATCGAAACAAGTTGCAGTCCGATTAAATTGCCGGTACACGTGAGGACTGTTAAATCGACGTTTCGAGTTAAAGTACGAGACACGTGTACGTCCTATGGGAATATACCTaaagcgaagaagaaaaaacgtaaaaaatttaGACTTTTTccgaagattaaaaaaagcaCGTGTCCAAACCGTAAGGTTCAACCAAAACGACGTACGGTCGGTTGTGTTACCGAAAGTCTATCGAAAACTAAGAAaccagaagagaaaaaggtacACGAACCTTGTTGCAGAGAGAAAGCGGTATAA
- the LOC127068437 gene encoding homeobox protein MSH-C-like, which produces MTFVKMEYCQSQEKASDGDICDLRRARSHQNANDVCSIEEEARYDRRGSEDSERRAKSPSNHRETMEYASDSSSESYREYRRQRIAERRNVSPVATSSAFTIDNILGTRNEKREEERDFSKVCYVDKEDEQDEKDEKIVEGQFVRPTAIPAAHPNVSGMLYAHTAIPYADGTLSDPSSYSTTSLASASLLYSSWFAQSKPGQLFGLQAPKPNGRRSRKPGIDRKPRQAYSAKQLERLEAEFKIDKYLSVSKRMELSKSLNLTEVQIKTWFQNRRTKWKKQLTSRLKIAQRQGLFPPTYFPPNQYPLLPYYAAPLMFGNPSLDEASSNVTTTIQPRPVLPSPDTV; this is translated from the exons ATGACTTTTGTCAAGATGGAGTATTGTCAGAGCCAGGAGAAGGCGTCGGACGGTGATATTTGCGATCTACGACGAGCGAGATCGCATCAGAATGCCAACGATGTTTGTTCTATCGAGGAGGAGGCGAGGTACGATCGCCGAGGAAGCGAGGACAGCGAACGACGTGCAAAATCACCGAGTAATCATCGAGAGACGATGGAATATGCATCCGATTCGAGCAGTGAAAGCTACAGAGAATATCGAAGGCAACGTATCGCGGAGAGAAGGAACGTGTCACCGGTCGCAACGTCGAGTGCATTCACGATCGACAATATTCTTGgaacgagaaacgagaaacgagaagaggaaagagatttTTCCAAGGTTTGTTACGTCGACAAGGAAGACGAACAGGACGAAAAGGACGAGAAGATCGTCGAGGGACAGTTTGTGAGGCCGACGGCTATTCCCGCCGCTCATCCGA ACGTGAGTGGTATGTTGTACGCGCACACGGCTATTCCCTACGCCGATGGGACTCTTTCGGATCCTTCGAGTTACTCGACGACCTCGTTGGCCTCCGCATCCCTCTTGTACAGCAGCTGGTTCGCACAATCAAAACCTGGTCAGCTTTTTGGTCTTCAAG CGCCAAAACCGAATGGCAGGCGTTCGAGAAAACCAGGAATCGATAGAAAACCGCGACAAGCATATAGCGCTAAACAATTGGAAAGACTCGAAGCGGAGTTCAAG ATCGACAAGTATCTCAGTGTGAGCAAACGAATGGAACTTTCGAAATCTCTGAATCTGACGGAGGTTCAAATCAAAACGTGGTTCCAAAATCGACGTACCAAGTGGAAGAAGCAACTGACATCCCGACTGAAGATAGCGCAGAGACAAGGACTCTTTCCGCCGACTTATTTTCCGCCAAACCAGTACCCTTTGTTACCCTACTATGCCGCACCCTTGATGTTCGGAAATCCTTCGTTAGATGAAGCTAGCAGCAACGTCACGACAACGATACAGCCGCGTCCTGTGCTACCATCACCCGATACAGTCTGA
- the LOC127068426 gene encoding uncharacterized protein LOC127068426 yields MFLLLYPLLSLLRAHAEECFDDGNEFCIDQDDILSIDLLPGSFLFADSYQKKNNSIVEKETIDGTFDKALNEMDYHRKRMNEYLCHGYMAEEIVKEVSLPRVKRKPNSAPSKPIMPDSLGNDNVTIHEKMLWDEGSSKYKNWLQRTTTLDDVYRHYSPRKALKKKQGVKYDHDIEEFDGEVTGFAMQAPLPSGKIGVYEAPNSNEDHVPAASGHNYHHYGYGHGEQFGHPGEFFPAIHEEHYYHVPYHHEQQEHEEEHHKPVYHSKGKGHDLSLKDFFEIALTALAFLAFGLFVIQLLMNATQNMTNVTTPTNLPDTDGTRFKRHVGGFPMTYATNQELNELSYRVLRSVEAALVADMDSANCLRRILCEDNQYSKSTNDGRKIWVPVWSLGMSWITGRVSKNAPWSAMLESVKASVLGLGGANCTLLYPNCDLRKERIKRRRRRRR; encoded by the exons ATGTTCCTTTTACTTTATCCACTGTTATCACTCCTTCGTGCGCACGCTGAGGAATGTTTCGACGATGGAAATGAATTTTGCATCGATCAAGACGacatattatcgatcgatctattgCCGGGATCCTTTTTGTTTGCCGATTCGTatcagaagaaaaataattcgatagtAGAGAAGGAGACCATAGACGGCACCTTCGACAAGGCTTTGAACGAAATGGATTATCACAG aaaaagaatgaatgagtATCTTTGCCATGGATACATGGCAGAGGAGATTGTCAAAGAGGTGAGTCTTCCCAGAGTTAAACGGAAACCCAACTCGGCACCTTCCAAACCTATTATGCCGGACTCCTTGGGCAACGACAACGTGACCATTCACGAGAAGATGTTGTGGGACGAAGGTAGCTCCAAGTATAAAAATTGGCTACAAAG GACGACTACTTTGGACGACGTATATCGTCATTATTCACCGCGCAAAgcgttgaaaaagaaacaaggtgTTAAATACGATCATGACATCGAAGAATTTGATGGCGAGGTCACTGGTTTTGCCATGCAAGCACCGTTACCTTCCGGAAAAATTGGCGTTTACGAGGCGCCAAACTCGAACGAAG ATCATGTACCTGCCGCTTCGGGGCACAATTATCATCACTACGGATACGGTCACGGTGAACAGTTCGGTCATCCTGGTGAATTTTTCCCTGCGATACACGAGGAACATTACTATCACGTCCCGTATCATCATGAACAACAGGAGCACGAGGAGGAACATCACAAGCCTGTCTATCATAGCAAAGGAAAGGGACACGATCTTTCGTTGAaagatttctttgaaattgcTCTCACCGCGTTAGCCTTCTTGGCGTTTGGTCTATTCGTCATCCAGCTCTTGATGAATGCCACG CAAAATATGACGAACGTCACTACGCCTACTAACCTGCCAGACACGGATGGGACACGTTTTAAAAGACACGTCGGTGGCTTCCCGATGACTTATGCCACTAATCAGGAATTGAACGAATTGTCTTATCGCGTTTTGAGATCGGTCGAAGCGGCTCTGGTTGCTGATATGGATTCTGCCAATTGTCTACGAAGAATTCTCTGCGAGGACAATCAATATTCAAAGAGTACTAACGATGGTCGTAAAATTTGGGTACCTGTTTGGAG CTTAGGGATGAGCTGGATTACAGGAAGGGTTTCCAAAAATGCACCTTGGTCGGCAATGCTGGAATCCGTAAAGGCTTCGGTTCTTGGCTTGGGTGGAGCCAATTGCACTCTGCTCTATCCCAATTGCGATCTTCGCAAAGAGAGAATCAAAAGACGTCGTAGACGCAGaagataa
- the LOC127068524 gene encoding carbonic anhydrase 3-like encodes MEENDEDVNVKNAKFIQSLAFIEGELQSPIDLDISKMTQINLAPLKWVHYDVAPRKVKIANTGKTALVGAKWVLEEPYINGGPLDGNYAFSQMHFHWGETEIYGSEHRADGANTPMELHVVHFKTQYLTLEHALRQVDGIIIIVYFLKVIFNSSVE; translated from the exons ATGGAAG AGAACGACGAAGACGTCAACgtaaaaaatgcaaaatttattcaaagtcTCGCCTTTATAGAAGGAGAACTGCAATCTCCTATCGATTTGGATATCAGTAAAATGACACAGATTAATTTGGCGCCATTAAAATGGGTTCATTATGACGTTGCACCACGAAAAGTAAAGATCGCCAATACGGGAAAGACGG CTCTCGTCGGTGCAAAGTGGGTACTGGAAGAGCCGTATATTAATGGTGGTCCTCTTGATGGAAATTACGCCTTTTCACAAATGCATTTTCATTGGGGCGAAACGGAGATATACGGTAGCGAGCATCGCGCCGATGGTGCAAA TACGCCGATGGAACTCCACGTAGTACACTTTAAAACGCAATACTTAACTCTAGAACATGCTCTTCGACAAGTCGACGGcattataataatcgtttattttttaaaggtaatatttaattcaagTGTCGAGTAA
- the LOC127068419 gene encoding MYCBP-associated protein-like, with product MDYARKIGKKKKPDSYTPKTVVTMVTAFDYDLTKDIPKDIEDRRLKNWKKWLVEREKIGRRIKSITGRSEIDQTINSCEKVRSLVELKNLMEYASIPVPLIPDKYRGGPEFWRVPESLPKHGDVCLPEITMVPTKKDLNLPPDMTYVDVPELIEEEKGLYGISLKETTWERNLYFKQREQELHEEIKLLMPKKPETKKLLICGKTFVRPKKPPKKPIITITLAEEDKPCKDLDLAIILKIQDREIVQNSNDRSNEKPIEWNFNFRGRVDERSEQKITFENKGNIVIHYRWRDWSFQPNFQFFQKHDSPFYFNKTDGIVLPGKIEELKIWYLPRSSNVFLESWRLFTDPKISNSPLICRFWGCAEERDDKISSCFAISKIDLYLNRCIKDSIIREIIEKIIANIDYRKPSEPAYSSLFLENEVFRAKNPYHFYHMDIILKLRELYHEVTERPAVPWNLSLNDLREILLLIKKPERRQQMLLRFSNLCKECLKPPLISTFVNDKKYTAVYNALCSFANCFEIESEFVLTNCILTKENKPIDPNDSLMSQLSAGSINKHRKKNKNQDNEPTKSQVLGSSVSLEQRYTGNQLYKEVFFVRIYEILGEIIERISAIIDSYNRLDGIDTSFCLSR from the coding sequence atggatTACGCGAGGAAaatagggaaaaagaagaaacctgACAGTTACACTCCAAAGACCGTTGTTACAATGGTAACAGCGTTTGATTATGATTTGACAAAAGACATCCCAAAGGATATAGAAGATCGACGtttaaaaaattggaaaaaatggttggtcgagagagaaaagatcggTCGTCgtataaaatctataacgGGTCGTTCCGAAATCGATCAGACTATAAACTCTTGCGAGAAAGTACGTTCCCTGGTCGAGTTGAAAAACTTGATGGAATACGCCTCGATACCGGTTCCTCTGATACCTGATAAATATCGCGGTGGTCCAGAATTTTGGAGAGTTCCGGAATCCTTGCCTAAACATGGTGATGTTTGTTTGCCCGAGATAACAATGGTACCGACCAAAAAGGATCTGAATCTTCCACCGGACATGACGTACGTCGACGTACCAGAATTgatcgaggaagaaaaaggttTATATGGTATCTCGTTGAAGGAGACTACGTGGGAACGAAATTTGTACTTTAAACAACGCGAACAAGAACTGCACGAAGAGATAAAGCTTTTGATGCCTAAGAAACCAGAAACGAAGAAACTTTTAATTTGTGGTAAGACTTTCGTGAGGCCAAAGAAACCGCCAAAAAAACCCATTATAACGATTACGTTAGCGGAAGAGGACAAACCCTGTAAAGATTTAGATTTGGCAATAATTCTGAAGATACAGGATCGAGAGATCGTTCAAAATTCAAACGATCGGTCCAACGAAAAACCCATAGAATGGAACTTCAACTTTCGTGGTAGGGTCGATGAGAGATCCGAGCAGAAGATCACTTTTGAGAACAAAGGTAATATCGTGATTCATTATCGCTGGAGAGACTGGTCTTTTCAAccgaattttcaatttttccaaAAACACGACAGCCCTTTCTACTTCAACAAAACCGATGGGATCGTTTTACCAGGAAAAATCGAGGAACTGAAGATCTGGTATTTGCCACGATCGTCCAACGTATTCCTCGAATCCTGGAGACTCTTTACAGACCCAAAAATAAGCAATTCTCCATTGATCTGTCGATTCTGGGGTTGTGCCGAAGAAAGAGACGATAAGATATCGAGTTGTTTCGCCATATCCAAGATCGACTTGTACTTAAATCGTTGTATCAAAGACTCAATAATTCGAGAGATCATCGAGAAGATAATAGCTAATATCGATTATAGAAAACCATCCGAACCCGCATACAGTAGTCTGTTTCTTGAAAACGAGGTCTTCAGAGCTAAAAAtccttatcatttttatcatatggatattatattgaaattacgCGAACTTTATCACGAGGTGACCGAACGACCGGCCGTACCTTGGAATTTATCTCTGAACGATCTTCGGGAGATCCTTCTACTTATAAAAAAACCAGAACGGAGACAGCAAATGCTTCTACGATTCAGTAATCTCTGCAAGGAATGCTTGAAGCCTCCATTGATTTCTACTTtcgtaaatgataagaaatatacGGCTGTATATAATGCGTTGTGTTCGTTTGCGAATTGTTTCGAGATCGAGAGCGAATTTGTGTTGACCAATTGTATTTTAACTAAAGAGAACAAACCGATCGATCCGAATGACTCATTGATGTCACAATTATCTGCGGGAAGTATTAACAAGCatcgtaaaaagaataagaatcaAGACAATGAGCCGACGAAGTCACAGGTATTAGGAAGCTCTGTGAGCTTGGAGCAGAGGTATACCGGCAATCAACTTTACAAGGAGGtatttttcgttcgtatttATGAGATATTAGGTGAGATTATAGAACGTATTTCGGCGATAATTGACTCTTACAATCGATTGGATGGGATAGACACTTCGTTCTGTCTGTCGAGATAA
- the LOC127068452 gene encoding carbonic anhydrase-related protein-like, translating into MTLLPEYYKGLIGLGKYGQSPIDLDDKIVRPKRYPPLMLNGHWMNEGEAILGNDGNVATVILGGNRIQSTVSGGPLFNDVYEYFICNFRWGEENCNGSEHTINGTWFSMEAQMVHWNRKYLSFDECLKYKDGICILSFLFLVPSGEYVENNPQFEKITENLKYVVDAGSEKNIPPNSLCWMRWAARCERYYSYQGSYNEGSCGILGYPECVTWIIFPLMIRISPSQVDAFRMLKDEKGNPIKNNCKKIQLLRGRRIFLGIS; encoded by the exons ATGACACTTCTACCAGAATATTACAAGGGTTTGATCG gTTTGGGGAAATATGGACAATCTCCGATCGACTTGGACGACAAAATAGTTCGTCCGAAACGATATCCGCCTCTTATGTTAAATGGTCATTGGATGAACGAGGGAGAAGCCATTTTGGGAAACGATGGAAACGTCG CGACTGTCATTCTTGGTGGCAATAGAATACAATCCACAGTTTCAGGCGGCCCGCTATTTAACGACgtctatgaatattttatttgcaaCTTTCGTTGGGGCGAGGAGAACTGTAATGGCTCGGAACACACTATAAACGGCACTTG GTTTTCTATGGAAGCTCAAATGGTACATTGGAATCGAAAGTACCTTTCGTTCGATGAGTGTTTAAAATACAAGGATGGCATTTGtatattatcctttttattttta gtCCCATCGGGAGAATACGTCGAGAATAACCCACAATTCGAAAAGATTACTGAAAATTTAAAATACGTCGTAGACGCAGGATccgagaaaaatattccacCGA ATTCATTATGCTGGATGCGATGGGCTGCTCGCTGCGAACGTTATTACAGTTACCAAGGATCTTACAACGAAGGTTCATGCGGTATTCTCGGATATCCCGAATGCGTTACTTGGATTATTTTTCCATTGATGATTAGGATAAGTCCATCTCAA GTCGATGCTTTTCGAATGCTGAAGGATGAGAAAGGTAAtcctataaaaaataactgCAAGAAAATTCAATTGTTGCGCGGAAGAAGAATATTCTTGGGCATTTCTTAA
- the LOC127068450 gene encoding carbonic anhydrase 2-like yields the protein MRIGRKYKDGRKDHDLHAIISTSSSGLPKWRQSPIDLKPTNTWTQKFPPLLLTGYWLKKGKATMTNTGKTVNIELLDQSTDPYLRGGPLSEDEFKLKNVQFRWGPSDSQGAEHSINSVWYSMEAQALHWNTRYGSLEKCYDKSDGIAILSYLMQVVGCKGMPDNPTVARVTDHLPRIKKMGSSITVTPDCLWWILQACAAPGYFTYLGSLTVSPYNECVIWIIISHAIKISSRQMDAFRNIYDYKWDPIVSNYRPQQLCCGRRILYATDCSIV from the exons ATGCGGATCGGACGAAAATACAAGGACGGACGAAAAG ATCACGATTTACACGCGATAATATCAACGTCATCGAGCGGTTTACCAAAATGGAGACAGTCGCCCATTGATTTGAAGCCGACCAATACGTGGACTCAAAAGTTTCCACCTTTGTTGTTAACCGGTTATTGgttaaaaaagggaaaagcgACGATGACGAACACAGGAAAAACAG ttaACATCGAACTGTTGGATCAGTCAACCGATCCTTATTTACGAGGTGGACCATTGAGCGAAGACGagtttaaattgaaaaatgtacAATTTCGTTGGGGTCCAAGCGATTCTCAAGGTGCCGAACACTCTATAAACAGTGTATG GTATTCTATGGAGGCGCAAGCTCTTCATTGGAATACTCGATATGGATCGTTGGAAAAGTGTTACGACAAATCTGACGGTATTGCGATACTTTCTTATTTGATGCAG GTCGTTGGCTGTAAAGGAATGCCAGATAATCCAACAGTCGCTCGTGTTACCGATCACTTAccaagaattaaaaagatggGGAGTAGTATAACCGTTACACCtg ACTGTTTGTGGTGGATACTGCAGGCGTGTGCGGCTCCAGGCTATTTTACGTATCTTGGCTCTCTTACCGTGTCACCGTATAACGAATGTGTAATTTGGATAATAATTTCACAcgcgataaaaatttcttctcgtCAA ATGGATgcatttagaaatatttatgacTACAAATGGGATCCCATAGTGAGTAATTACAGGCCGCAACAGTTATGCTGCGGTAGACGAATTTTATATGCCACTGATTGCAGCATAGTTtga
- the LOC127068451 gene encoding carbonic anhydrase 7-like isoform X2 has product MQCAGDSSKWGQSPVDIDDNHVLRVEYPPLTMSGHWNQEGYANIKNTGSTVAITLEGNRNPASIRGGPLTDDVYEFSEVVFRWGSSNCKGAEHTLNGTWFTMEAQIIHFNLRYEEIEKCWDKRDGLAICSYFLQVYQLPAWDEHPLFSKITDNLYKITEPESTAKISPNCLSWMRQACQTPGYYSYSGSITTWPYYECATWIIFPEPVRISENQAQCFRMLRNKQGTFIKENYREVQKLNSRVIYYIC; this is encoded by the exons ATGCAGTGCGCTG GTGACAGCTCGAAATGGGGACAATCTCCCGTGGATATAGACGACAATCATGTTCTTAGAGTAGAATATCCTCCTCTCACTATGAGTGGCCATTGGAATCAGGAAGGATACGCAAATATAAAGAACACTGGATCTACCG TCGCGATAACTCTGGAGGGTAATAGAAATCCAGCTAGTATACGTGGTGGACCGCTAACAGACGACGTCTACGAATTTTCCGAAGTCGTCTTTCGTTGGGGCTCATCGAATTGTAAAGGAGCCGAGCATACTCTCAATGGAACGTGGTTTACAATGGAAGCTCAAATTATACACTTTAATCTTCGATacgaagaaattgaaaagtgCTGGGACAAGAGAGACGGACTCGCGATTTGCTCCTATTTTCTTCAGGTCTATCAACTTCCTGCTTGGGACGAGCATCCATTGTTCTCGAAGATCACcgataatttgtataaaatcaCCGAACCGGAGTCCACCGCAAAAATATCACCTA ACTGTTTGAGTTGGATGAGGCAAGCCTGTCAAACACCAGGCTATTATAGCTACTCCGGTTCCATTACCACTTGGCCCTATTACGAGTGCGCAACTTGGATCATTTTCCCAGAACCCGTACGAATCTCGGAAAATCAAGCGCAATGTTTCAGAAtgttaagaaacaaacaaggAACGTTTATCAAAGAGAATTATCGGGAGGTTCAAAAGCTCAATTCGCGAGTAATTTACTATATTTGTTGA
- the LOC127068451 gene encoding carbonic anhydrase 7-like isoform X1, whose product MQCAGDSSKWGQSPVDIDDNHVLRVEYPPLTMSGHWNQEGYANIKNTGSTGKLCRNERRHYSFIYAHIYVSFSTVAITLEGNRNPASIRGGPLTDDVYEFSEVVFRWGSSNCKGAEHTLNGTWFTMEAQIIHFNLRYEEIEKCWDKRDGLAICSYFLQVYQLPAWDEHPLFSKITDNLYKITEPESTAKISPNCLSWMRQACQTPGYYSYSGSITTWPYYECATWIIFPEPVRISENQAQCFRMLRNKQGTFIKENYREVQKLNSRVIYYIC is encoded by the exons ATGCAGTGCGCTG GTGACAGCTCGAAATGGGGACAATCTCCCGTGGATATAGACGACAATCATGTTCTTAGAGTAGAATATCCTCCTCTCACTATGAGTGGCCATTGGAATCAGGAAGGATACGCAAATATAAAGAACACTGGATCTACCGGTAAATTATGTAGAAACGAGCGACGACACTATTCATTTATCTACGCGCACATTTACGTATCGTTTTCTACAGTCGCGATAACTCTGGAGGGTAATAGAAATCCAGCTAGTATACGTGGTGGACCGCTAACAGACGACGTCTACGAATTTTCCGAAGTCGTCTTTCGTTGGGGCTCATCGAATTGTAAAGGAGCCGAGCATACTCTCAATGGAACGTGGTTTACAATGGAAGCTCAAATTATACACTTTAATCTTCGATacgaagaaattgaaaagtgCTGGGACAAGAGAGACGGACTCGCGATTTGCTCCTATTTTCTTCAGGTCTATCAACTTCCTGCTTGGGACGAGCATCCATTGTTCTCGAAGATCACcgataatttgtataaaatcaCCGAACCGGAGTCCACCGCAAAAATATCACCTA ACTGTTTGAGTTGGATGAGGCAAGCCTGTCAAACACCAGGCTATTATAGCTACTCCGGTTCCATTACCACTTGGCCCTATTACGAGTGCGCAACTTGGATCATTTTCCCAGAACCCGTACGAATCTCGGAAAATCAAGCGCAATGTTTCAGAAtgttaagaaacaaacaaggAACGTTTATCAAAGAGAATTATCGGGAGGTTCAAAAGCTCAATTCGCGAGTAATTTACTATATTTGTTGA
- the LOC127068525 gene encoding carbonic anhydrase 3-like: MNRETSCKFQRAFIIVIVCGTWCGRAHPFIKGGPLTDIYNFHSMMFHWGPSDNEGSEHTINHVRYAMELQFIHVKRGFFSPLQAVLLGAKDGVVIVSSFFNIMPVDNPYLDCIVTNLRYITQPGSKVYIPPFPLSWLHYTEGRNYYAYHGSLTQPPCSEIVTWLIDPLPVAISSNQTVFLD, from the exons ATGAATCGCGAAACGAGCTGTAAATTTCAACGCGCGTTTATAATAGTTATAGTATGTGGTACTTGGTGTGGCCGTGCACATCCCTTCATCAAAGGAGGCCCTTTGACcgatatatacaattttcattcgatGATGTTCCATTGGGGCCCATCGGACAACGAAGGAAGCGAGCATACAATCAACCACGTCCGTTATGCGATGGAATTGCAATTCATACACGTCAAACGTGGCTTCTTTTCACCTCTCCAGGCAGTTTTACTAGGTGCAAAGGACGGAGTGGTGATCGTGTCCTCATTCTTTAAC ATAATGCCTGTTGACAATCCTTACTTGGATTGCATAGTAACAAATTTGAGATACATTACGCAACCCGGTAGCAAAGTGTATATACcaccttttcctctctcatgGCTACATTATACCGAAGGAAGGAATTACTACGCCTATCACGGTTCCCTGACTCAGCCACCCTGCAGCGAAATTGTCACTTGGCTTATCGATCCTCTTCCAGTAGCAATTTCCTCGAATCAG ACTGTCTTCCTCGATTAA
- the LOC127068447 gene encoding tetraspanin-11-like, whose translation MKYLKVAVFTFNLLIWLAGCTVLVIGAWLLLEPSKGHLLNLFLPDVKPHETIDLIAYSLVGLGFTVFMVGFFGCRAAVRGNQCILATYMSMLVALIVTELVTAAVGGLMTFRILSDLEGRLSNKLTTDYGHDTTSDISFSHSLDFAQYKFNCCGVHSDADYNGTAWWRDGQISGSRRQVPITCCVLKNTEVKNTGSPMSVVSRVFHKNHEKPWLHPQAKDEAACQVEDQEGHEGYRHKEGCLGKVSNWLQSESFTLVFLGMAMAGIQTFGIITSAFLCRTIRDMQTD comes from the exons ATGAAATACTTGAAAGTTGCAGTGTTCACGTTCAACCTGTTAATATGG TTGGCCGGTTGTACGGTGCTAGTTATAGGAGCATGGTTACTGTTGGAGCCGAGCAAAGGACACCTTCTGAATCTTTTTCTACCCGACGTCAAACCCCACGAGACGATTGATTTGATAGCGTACAGCCTGGTCGGCCTCGGCTTCACCGTCTTTATGGTGGGTTTCTTTGGTTGTCGTGCTGCCGTGCGTGGAAATCAGTGCATTCTCGCCACG tacATGAGCATGCTGGTCGCCCTGATCGTAACAGAGCTTGTCACAGCAGCGGTCGGTGGGCTCATGACTTTTCGGATTCTTTCCGACTTGGAGGGAAGACTGTCCAATAAACTGACCACGGACTACGGCCACGACACTACCAGCGATATCTCATTTAGCCATAGTCTTGATTTCGCTCAGTACAAG TTTAATTGCTGCGGAGTGCACAGCGACGCGGATTACAATGGTACGGCATGGTGGAGGGATGGCCAAATTTCAGGAAGCAGGCGACAGGTTCCAATCACGTGCTGCGTTCTCAAAAATACCGAG GTAAAGAATACAGGTAGTCCGATGAGCGTTGTCTCGAGAGTATTTCACAAAAAC CACGAGAAACCATGGCTTCATCCACAGGCGAAGGACGAAGCCGCGTGTCAAGTGGAAGACCAAGAGGGTCACGAGGGTTATCGACACAAGGAG GGTTGCCTCGGAAAAGTTAGCAATTGGCTTCAGAGCGAGAGCTTCACGTTAGTTTTCCTGGGTATGGCAATGGCTGGCATTCAG ACTTTTGGCATAATCACGTCTGCGTTCCTTTGTCGAACTATCCGAGATATGCAAACGGATTAA